The stretch of DNA TTTTTGTATTTAACTATTAATAGGATAACTTTAAATGAGAACAGAAAGAGTGCGATAAAAGGTGGTTTGCTACCGAGCATAATCTATAAAATCGAATGATTATCATTTTCAAGCGCTTGATTTTTATGGCTAAGGTGCATCAAAACCATTTGTCACACGTTTTGACTATAAATATCAAATATGCTTGGTTTTATCCCAGACTTATCCATGACAGATAAACGGCATATGTTTTGATGATTGCTACAAGAATTTCCGAAATGTTATTCGCATAAGAAGCGAAATGACTTGCTTTTTTTACACCTAGTGCTATTATTTTAACAAAATATAGTTTCAGGTGATAAAATGAAAAATGATACACTGTTAACTAAATTATTTAAATTAAATGTTATCTTTACAACTAAAGAAGCAGAAGCGGTAGGTATTTCTAAATATCATCTTAAAAGATTCGAACAGGACGGAGAAATTGGGCGTTTTGGTACAGGGCGTTCAGGTGTACAGTTATGGAACAATGAAAATTATTCCATAGATCCTTTTTTTGGAATTCAATTACGTTATCCTAAAGCTGTTATTTCAGGACGAACAGCACTAAGTTGGTGGCATCTTATTGATCGGCAATTTAATTATTTAGATTTAACAGTGCCAAAAGGGTATCGGCTACCTAATCAATTTGGAGGATATATCGTTTCAATACATCATGTTGCGCTCGAATATTATAAAGTAGGATTGACAACCGTGAGAAATGAAGAAGACAGTGGTGATCTTGTTATATACGAACCGGAACGTGCGTTAATAGATGCATTTCGATTCAAGACAATTGCTGAATATGATAGAAATCAAGCTGTACGAAACTATTTTCAAAGTGATTTTTGTGATCCACAAAAACTATTTCGTTATATTGAAAAATTTCCGGGACTGGCAGATTTGAAAAAAATCACGGAGGTATTGAGCAATTAAAACAACTGATATTATCAGACAGATTAGGAATGCGGCTCGGACTAATCACACCGATTTACGTGAAATTCAAACAAGATTTGCAGCAGAACGGTTTTTAGCTCGTATTACTCAGTCAAGGTACAAAGATGAGATGGTGCTTAAAGGCGGCTATTTAATTGGCGCAATAATTGGATTGAACAATCGAAGTACTCATGATTTAGATTATTCTTATCAGCAAAATGTATCAGTTGAAGATTTGAGAAAAATAGTTATTGAAATAGCGGAAATCAATTTACAAGATGGAACTAGTTTCAATAATATTAATGTTATTGAGAATAAAACTGCTAAAAATCGGTATAATCCTGGTTACCGAGTATCAATGGATTTGGAGATGAATAATCCAGATCCGTCAAAGCCTGACCGACCAGTGAGCTATCATTTAGGTATTGATTTGGCTACAAATGATGATATTATCCCAAGTGTACAACGTTTTAAGCATAAGTCCGAGATAGATGGCAGTGAAATCAATGTCTATGCTTATCCAGTAGAACAAATTCTTGCTGAGAAAATGTCAGCGTGTTTTTCTCATGGAGATCAAGATACTAGAATTCGTGATTATTATGATATATTTGCTTTACAACGCTTTGAAGGCTCGAACATTAACTATAAAAATTTGCATGAATCAATTACAAGTTCATAATCAGGTTGATGCTTTGAAAAATCCAATTGCAGCTTTTAATGATCTACGGCATAGCACTAAATTGAAGGGATTATGGGAAAATCGACATAATCAAATTATTTCAGATGAGCAACTAAGCTTCGATCAAACGATTGATGCAGCAAATGGCTTATTACGTGATGCTGGTTTTAAGGAAAATGATCCACAATCATTGAATAAACCGTGGTTGAGTGAAAAATAGTGCTGGAAAACTATTTTAGTGATTCAAGTTCAGACAACCTTGATTTCATTGAATAATTACTACGAATAAATTAATGAGTTGTTATCATAAAATGCAGAAAATTTATTGGTTAAAACAACTATTCAGACTGTTTTGATGATGAATATTGGTGGTGGAAAAGTTTATCTTTGTTGTACTACTTGATATTATAAAAGAGCAATGACTAGATTTTGTTAATCGATTTAGTTCTACGAGATGTAAAGCCCAATATTGGGTTAGCTGACTATGTGAATCTCATATAGTAAAGAATAAAACCACCGACTACGGAAATTGTGGCTGGTGGTTTTTGTGGATAAGGTTTTGATGCAGTTTGACGGGTAAGGACTTGATGTGCCTTTTTAATGTTTTAGTCGCTTGCTAAGTTCTATATTGACATAAAGGGTAATCAAAAAAAACGGCAAAAATCACGCATGGATTTTTGCCGCTTTAGCTTATTTAGCTTTCAATGTTTTTAAAGGAATTTGTAGCTTAATGTCATTTAAATTCAGAGAATATTGTAAGTCTTGATTACCACGAACCGTCATCTTCATATCGGTCGCATAAATGACTAAGCCAAGTTGATGACCCGCAAGTAAGCGATGGAAGATCGGTTGTAGCTCAACACTAAAGTCATTGAACTGGTTCGGTTGAATGGCTTCCGCATGCCAAGGCTCGTGTCGGTTTTGCAGATTCAAATGACCTTTTGTAATCATCTTGAATGAGGTGGCCGGTGCTAACTTGAAATCTTTCAAGTCATCCTCACGCCAATGATAGCCGAGATCGAGCGCCTTGGACGCAATCAATTGTGGACTGACTGTTAACCGTTGCGCGAGGCCAAAGTCAATCAACATGAAACTTAACATCCCGAAGTTTTGATTCACGGCCACGGAGCCACTCACTTGTGGTCGACCCACGAGCAATTGATCCGCCGGTGCTTGCCAAGATTTAAACAATAGCCGGTGATTGTACAACGGATTAGTTTTATCCTCACTGAGTAGATCGTTTTGCCAATCATTCAGATGCTGTTGATAGTGGGTGAATAACTTGTCCGACAATTTGTCCGTGAAATGGGCTGCACGTTGGTCAACGGGATGGTCAGCGGGCACGAGCTCCTTATATTGCACCTTAAAGTCGAGCGACTTGTCGGCATCTTCCCACCAATTATCATGTGCAGTCCAAGTCTCAGCGGCGGTATTATCCTGTACGAGCACATTAGGTAAGAGGGCTTCCGCATGGTTATCCAAGTCATAGAGTTCATGACTGAGCCAAAGATTCATCATGTCAGTGAAATCGAGTGACTGTAAGTTATTAATATAAATATGTTGACCTTGGTGTAAGATGAGTTTTTTGGTCACTGGAACACTTTGTAATTTATCCCAAAGGTTAGCGACATTGCGGGGCTTAACGTTCCAGTCATT from Lactiplantibacillus brownii encodes:
- a CDS encoding nucleotidyl transferase AbiEii/AbiGii toxin family protein; the encoded protein is MQTRFAAERFLARITQSRYKDEMVLKGGYLIGAIIGLNNRSTHDLDYSYQQNVSVEDLRKIVIEIAEINLQDGTSFNNINVIENKTAKNRYNPGYRVSMDLEMNNPDPSKPDRPVSYHLGIDLATNDDIIPSVQRFKHKSEIDGSEINVYAYPVEQILAEKMSACFSHGDQDTRIRDYYDIFALQRFEGSNINYKNLHESITSS
- a CDS encoding type IV toxin-antitoxin system AbiEi family antitoxin domain-containing protein; translated protein: MKNDTLLTKLFKLNVIFTTKEAEAVGISKYHLKRFEQDGEIGRFGTGRSGVQLWNNENYSIDPFFGIQLRYPKAVISGRTALSWWHLIDRQFNYLDLTVPKGYRLPNQFGGYIVSIHHVALEYYKVGLTTVRNEEDSGDLVIYEPERALIDAFRFKTIAEYDRNQAVRNYFQSDFCDPQKLFRYIEKFPGLADLKKITEVLSN